One window of the Nicotiana tabacum cultivar K326 chromosome 4, ASM71507v2, whole genome shotgun sequence genome contains the following:
- the LOC107812894 gene encoding protein trichome birefringence-like 33 has protein sequence MKPPPSSSSSPSILRKTRLSPFLFTLLAFIVFVTILYSEDFSCIFSQLEYSSLSGPPNSVSRIKKNKKLPFAIGETEEGCDLFSGRWVRDYSRPLYEEEECPYIQPQLTCQEHGRPDKDYQHWRWQPHSCSLPSFNATLMLETLRGKRMLYVGDSLNRGQYISMVCLLHRLIPENAKSMETFGSLSVFTAKDYNATIEFYWAPFLLESNADDAVVHRISDRVVRKGSINKHGKNWKGADIVVFNTYLWWMTGLEFNILQGSFEDEVKDIAIVSTEDAYRMGMKSMLRWVKKNMDPKKTRVFFTSMSPSHQKSIDWGGEPNENCYNETKIIKDPTYWGSDSRKSIMQVIGEVFRKTKVPITFLNITQLSSYRKDAHTSIYKKQWNPLTTEQLANPVSYADCVHWCLPGLQDTWNELLFAKLFYP, from the exons ATGAAGCCACctccctcctcttcttcttcgcCTTCTATTCTCAGAAAAACTCgtctttctccttttctattcACTTTATTAGCTTTTATTGTCTTTGTCACCATTCTTTATAGTGAAGATTTTAGCTGCATTTTTAGCCAGCTTGAATATTCTAGTCTATCTGGTCCTCCCAATTCCGTTTCAAGAATCA AGAAGAACAAGAAGTTGCCATTTGCCATTGGAGAGACAGAGGAAGGGTGCGACTTGTTCAGTGGGAGGTGGGTTCGTGATTACAGCCGACCGCTATACGAGGAAGAGGAGTGTCCTTATATACAGCCACAGTTAACTTGCCAAGAACATGGACGACCAGACAAAGATTATCAGCATTGGAGATGGCAACCTCATAGTTGTTCTCTTCCAAG TTTCAATGCGACACTAATGCTGGAAACTCTTCGAGGAAAGAGGATGCTATACGTGGGAGATTCCTTAAACAGAGGACAATATATTTCAATGGTTTGTCTTCTCCACAGACTCATTCCTGAGAATGCTAAGTCCATGGAAACTTTTGGCTCCCTCTCTGTCTTCACAGCCAAG GATTACAACGCGACGATTGAGTTCTACTGGGCACCATTTTTGCTGGAATCAAATGCTGATGATGCAGTGGTACATAGAATATCTGATAGAGTTGTGAGGAAAGGTTCAATAAATAAGCACGGAAAGAATTGGAAAGGGGCTGATATAGTCGTTTTCAATACTTATCTTTGGTGGATGACCGGCCTAGAATTTAACATTTT GCAAGGGTCTTTTGAGGATGAGGTGAAGGATATAGCGATAGTATCAACAGAGGATGCATATCGAATGGGAATGAAGAGTATGCTGAGATGGGTGAAAAAGAACATGGATCCAAAGAAAACCAGAGTCTTTTTCACTAGCATGTCACCTTCTCATCAAAA GAGCATAGATTGGGGAGGAGAACCAAATGAAAACTGTTACAATGAAACAAAAATTATAAAGGACCCAACTTACTGGGGATCAGATAGCAGAAAAAGTATAATGCAAGTGATTGGAGAAGTGTTTCGTAAAACAAAGGTACCCATTACATTTCTCAACATCACACAGCTCTCAAGTTACAGAAAAGATGCTCACACTTCAATTTACAAGAAACAATGGAATCCATTAACAACAGAGCAATTGGCAAATCCAGTAAGCTACGCTGATTGTGTGCATTGGTGTTTGCCTGGTCTTCAAGATACTTGGAATGAGCTTTTATTCGCCAAACTTTTCTATCCTtga